From Hemibagrus wyckioides isolate EC202008001 linkage group LG11, SWU_Hwy_1.0, whole genome shotgun sequence:
caacacattttcaaggaggaaaaatgtgagagatatattttctgtcaaagggttcataaatagaagtgtgcctgTTAAAGGTAGCTAGCAGCAGGGACGATGCTAGGATTTCCATTTAGGgtgggctcagcccccaatgagggtataatagtaaaaaataaaaaatgaataaaataaaataaaggtttgactaacagagtaggatggtaaacttattgcagtattccactgtattgctTAGAAtttgcagaatttttaggggggctgagtagaaatgtgaGGGGggtaaagcccccctaaaaagggcctagcgacgcccatggctAGCAGACTTGCtaatttgttctgaatgttttgaatacaggtcttgagtacacTCTGGGCTCGATGAATGCGCAGGCgcgttttagtggattttttccACAGAGCAGCTACAAGAAATCAACTGACCActccgtcactttttattatacagaaacgagtaatatatcattccgaactaaagggtctgtttttatttctgtacactcacaataatgacaaaaattttacattttaaatatattataaaataaagaaaggctaggttacatacctgcagatgcttcctcaggttcaacactgaagcctttgatgctgaaagcattttaacagctaGCAAACTAATTTcccactgaactgttatatttgccccttatcggatttcaggatgaaattatttttaaatttccaggactgaaatgcatttttatcagtCGCCATGGTGTTAACTCTCAGACAGCGTAGTAGCCTAAAGTTTTCAGCGGCAATGTGGATTAACGTAATTGGCAGACGTCccgcaaattcaaaccagagaaccaatcaaaatcatcagaatagcaccgctttaacaaactctaacaacaaattaatattattcaacatatactagttttttaaagaaaatattcagatgtaactaTATTTGTAATCttcaacattttcataagtaactgtaatttaGTTACACATTTTTTCTAAGTAACTGTAACGgattacagttacatttattttgtaaataagtTACATAACgccgttacatgtaactagttactccccaacCCTGCTTGTTTCCTTGTTTCCACTGATCATCCTTGACATGTTTCTACAACTTGATAGGAGTCCATCTGTGGTCAATTCAGTTGATTGGACATGATTTGGAAAGGCACAATATAAGGTCCCACAGTTAACAGTAGTGCATGTCAGAGCACAAACCAAGCCATGAAGTCCAAGTAATTGTGTGTAGACTTGTATCGAGGCACAGATCTGGGGAAGAGATCAGAAACAGAATTCTCGGGTCTGATGAAACAAAGATTGAACTTTTTGGCCTGAATGACAAGCATCATGTCTGGAGGAAACCAGGCACTGCTCATCACCTGGCCAATACCATCCCTACAGTAAAGCAtagtggtggcagcatcatgctgtggagATGTTTTTCAAAGGCAGGAACTGGGAGACTGGTCAGGATTGAGGGAAAGATGAATGCAGCAATGTACATCTTTGATGAAAACCTGCTCCAGAGCACTCTGGACCTCAGACTGGGGTGACGGTTCATCTTCCAACAGAACAACCTTCAGCACATAGCCAAGATAACAATGGAGTAGCTACAGGACAACCCTGTGAATGTCCTTGAGTGGCCCAGCCAGAGCCCAGGCTTGAAGCCGATTGAACATCTCTGGAGAGATCTGAAAATAGCTGTGCACCGATGTGCTCCCCATCCAACCAGATAGAGTTTGAGATGTCCTGCAAAGAAGAATGGGAGAAACTGCCCAAAAATAGGTGTGCCAAGCTTGTAGCATCATACTCAAAAAAACTTGAAGCTGTAATTGGTGCCAAGGGTGCTTCAACGAAGTATTGagcaaaggctgtgaatacttatgtacatgtgatttacttatttatttatttatttattgtaataaaagatttcaaacaaatgTCTTTCATGTTGTCATTATGGAGTATGTTTTGTAGAATTTTTAGGAAAGTAATGAATTTGatccattttggaataaggctgtatatatatatatacactatattgtcaaaagtattcgctcacctgcctcgactcacatatgaacttaagtgacatcccattcctaatccatagggttcaatatgacatcggtccaccctttgcagctataacagcttcaactcttctgggaaggctgtccacaaggtttaggagtgtgtttatgggaatttttgaccattcttccagaagcgcatttgtgaggtcacacactgatgttggacgagaaggcctggctctcagtctccgctctaattcatcccaaaggtgttctatcgggttgaggtcaggactctgtgcaggccagtcaagttcatccacaccagactctgtcatccatgtctttatggaccttgtttgtgcactggtgcacagtcatgttggaagaggaaggggccagctccaaactgttcccacaaagttgggagcatggaattgtccaaaatgtcttggtatgctgaagcattcagagttcctatcgctggaactaaggggccaagcccagctcctgaaaaacaaccccacaccataatcccccctccaccaaactttacacttggcacaatgcagtcagacaagtaccgttctcctggcaaccgccaaacccagactcgtccatcagattgccagatggagaagcgcgattcgtcactccagagaacgcgtctccactgctctagagtccagtggcggcgtgctttacaccactgtatccgatgctttgcattgcacttggtgatgtatggcttggatgcagctgctcggccatggaaacccattccatgaagctctctgcgcactgttcttgagctaatctgaaggccacaagaagtttggaggtctgtagcgaatgactctgcagaaagttggcgaccttttcgcactatgcgcctcagcatctgctgaccccgctccgtcagtttacatggcctaccacttcgtggctgagttgctgtcgttcccaaacacttccacgttcttataatacagctgacggTTGACtttggaatatttaggagcgaggaaatttcacgactggatttgttgcacaggtggcatcctatcacagttccacgctggaattcactgagctcctgagagcgacccattctttcacaaatgtttgtaaaaacagtctgcatgcctaggtgcttgattttatacacctgtggccatggaagtgattggatcacctgattctgattatttggatgggtgagcaaatacttttggcaatatagtgtatatatatatatatatatatatatatatatatatatatatatatatatatatatatatatatatatatacacatatatatatatatatatatatacacatatatatataatttgtggGGGAATCTCTGCTGCCATCTGGTGGACAACTCTGAACATAACATGACAACCACGATTTGACCAAGCATGACCAtttagagtaaaataaaaatatataaaggctaagaatatacattatagaaatataacagACATATGATAACATAAATTGATGTTTTTAGCTGGTATTTACACACGGTGGACGCTTTATTAAGCACAGCTTTTGAATAAATATAATCACTGCCCAATGAATGTGGGTCAACTgagcaattattttctttacccATGACACGAAAACTGAAGGACATTATAGTACAGGTTTTTAAAATGTGGATAGAGGAAACTTTAAGATGAAATAAGGAcaatatactttaaaaaaaagctgagagagagagagaaacagggagataGAGACAGtgaaagggagaaaaaagagagagagtttaaactgaaatatttaGTGAATCTGGTGTGATTTTCTGAGCTTAGAGGTCGTTTCCTCTCATAAATTACTAGATACTGATAAGTCAAGGAGGTTtgtaaagcgccgctgcattaCTCTCTTCTTACTCCATTTAGAAATGACACGAGGGAGTCGAACAGCATCGGGGGTaacagccataaaaaaaaaggtggatcTAAAATACATGTAGGACTTAGCTAAAGATCATATGCTAATTATAATTCATCAGAATCCTGCAGCACTTGCTGCTCTGATGCTCAGAAtcgtacacacactcccctGAATTAGAGACTGAGAGTCAGAGCTTGCagtctgccaaaacagccctgacccatgaaggtgtgctgtggtatctggcaccaagatcttagcaacagatcctttaaggaTCCCacagaggccccacctcgcaacaaacaggacttaaatgatattttaatagatactgaccactgcagaccgggaacaccccacaagagctgcagttttggacatgctctgatccagtggtctagccatctcaatttggccctttgtcaaactcgctcaaatccttacagctgcccatttttcctgcttctaacacatcaactttgaggacaaaatgttcacttgctgcctaatatatcccacataCTGCGCTAATAGTTCTTATCTTTTTAGCAGTATACAAAATTGTagataatctttttttttttttggcctatTCCAGGGCGTTGTACAAAACATCTTGCACAGATCATCCATTATAAGCCATTTTCTCTTATTGTGCAAGAACGAGAACTTTGTTCCATTTTCCTGCTGTATTTTTTCCTCCATTCACATATCCATTAGCGGGAGTTGCACAAATTTCGTAAGTATTTTCTGAAGCCGACAGAGATCCATCTCTACAAGCTGTTCATATATCACACCTCTTATCGAGTGAATATTTCCACTGTTATTTTGGAGATGGTCAAACTGGCATGTGTCCACTGTATCCACAACTCTCCCTGACCTATGCTTTCAAATAGCTGTGTCTTGTTTCGATGTTCTCTGTACACACATGAACAGAGGAAATAAGAACAGTCACACCCATGCACACGTAGACACTGTGAAGTCTTTTTCACAAATGGACATGGAATCACAGAACCACGCTATCGCTTAAGCATCTCAGTTCCTTCGCTAAAAAATGCTTTAGGGTGCAAATTCAGCATCCAGCATCGTAAAATAAAGATTTCCCAAAACCTTCCTCTTACATGTACACAGGCACCTCGAGTAGTTTACATCGTTTAGGTCATTGTGTCCGTGCAGGTCATCAGGCCAAGGCTTCTTCTGGGATGGAGCTGCAGCTGTGCAGGGACTCACTGCTTTTCCCAAGCCCCCCTCCATCCCGCTGGGGGACACCCTGCAACTCCCCTGAGCTCAGTCGGTTTGGCAGCGAGTGTCTGGGGGAGGCAGGGCAGAAGATAACAGGCTGCTTGAAGATCCCCATATTACCTCACCAGATAAGGCAAAGGGAGGAAGACGGAGCTCGGTGAGGAGGACACCGGACCTCTGGGTGGAGAAGACGAGCGAGCTCCAGTCACACAGCTCATCCCTGAGACCCGGGCACTGCCACAGTGAGAGTGACGGGTTTTAGTGTGCTCTCTGGTCATTCTCATGGCAGACACAACGCTGGAGGAGGCTATGGATGGGCAGCAGGGGGAGACGGGAGGGAGACATCAGACTCTGAGATGGACACAGCCATGCATGAGACAGGCCGTGCGCCGAGAGCCAAAGAAGTGGGTGAGTCAGAGTCAGACCAGCAAGCAGCCAATGTTCGGTTAGCATTAGATGGAACAAGAGAAATGCTGAAACATTTGCTTGTTGGTTTGATGACGACGCCAAATGGTCATCAAGTCTCGATCTGCGCGCTTTCTTTTTATAACACTTGTTTATTATCGTCCTTCTCTTTGCTAATCCAGCCAAAATCTGGGCCTGGAGTACAAGTCAGAGCATCAAAGACGCAAAATTCCCCTGAAAACGCGGCGAGGGAGAGGAGCCGAGTGCGAAACATACGCCAAGCATTCCAGAGCCTACAAGCCGCCTTGCCGTCGGTTCCTCCGGACACAAAGCTCTCCAAGCTGGACGTTCTGGTTCTGGCTACCAATTACATCGCACACCTCACTGAGACGCTGGACCAGGGGGCAGCGGGGTCTGATCACACGGCGCTGCAGAGAGCTGAAGGCTACCTGCACCCTGTGAAGGTGAGTTTCACTCAGTGATGATATTTACTGTTATATAGACATACTGCAGATTCTTAGAAATATGCCAGAGATTGTAACTTgtacttttatttaatgttttgtttagtctgtaaaacttttacattttgtaattGTGATTCTGTAGGACAGTTTTACATTTTGGAATATTTATTAGTCTTTTATTATGaacttatttttaatacattacatatttatctatttattacttcatatttttttccaagtaatttttttaattgtacattTTCTCTCAAAATAAAAATTGCATCTCTTCTTTGACCCACATAAATATAAAGCATATCATTTGTAATGTCCACTTCATTAGGCACACTTACAGTTTATTGCAAAAGTTattttatgataaaaaaaataaaaaattaaaataaaataaaagtaaaaaatattcattttaataaacaataatgtaattaataataataataataataagaagaagaagaagaagaagaagaagaagaagaaacgataatttaatatattaatttttaatataatttatagagGTGATATAATGTGCCACTAAGGATTTCCCCtttccctttattttttttatttaatttttgctaaatttaactgCTTGAGAGTTGAAGAGTCTGAAAGGTTAAGTCATAAGTTAGACTTAAATTTGTCTGGTTTAAATCCTATGACACTTTAATGAGGTTCCATGCAGCTCACAGCTTCCTGCTCTCATACATGTAcaatatatttctaaaaatacACCGATACATGTTCCTGAGATCCAAACTCTGGACTTAACATGAtggtgaccaggataaagcagctaATAAGGATGAACGGATAAACCTGTTATAACAGAAGAACAGAATGGAAGCTAcctatgatatgatatgatatgctGCTTAGAGAGCATTTAAAGTcatgttatttttctttttcttcttcttcttcgtctttcAGAAGTGGCCTATGCGCTCTCTACTGTACTGTGGGAACATTGGCGAGCGCTTAACAGGAGCAAACCCCAGTCAGGAGGAGTGTCAAACACCCAGCAGCACAGCCGAGGTCCAAGCGGAATGAGCTCATGTAGATGTCTCTAGTCTCTCCTAAAGCAACAAATCTAACACGTAACATCTAACAGCAGGGGGGATCAGATTTCAAGTAGTACAGGACACGAgtctttattaaattatactAATGGAGTTGAATTAAACATGGCTGCTGTGTCCCTTATTACTTGAATCCACCCAAACAACCTATATTGCATCTATATTCATATTTAAGCACATATCCAGAAACCGCACAAAATCATTAGGACTTCTACACattaaatacactatactgccaaaagttttgggacgtctgcctttacatgcatgtgaatgtaatatggagttgtcccgccctttgcagctgtaacagcttcaactcttctggaaaggctttccacaagtgtgtttatgggaatttttcctctagaagtgcatttgtgaggtcaggcactgatgttggatgagaaggcctgacttacagtctccactctaattcatcccaaggtgttctatggggttgaggtcaggactctgtgcagttcctccacaccaaactcactcatccatgtctttatggaccttgctttggtcactagtgtgcagtcatgttggaacaggaaggggtcatccccaaactgttcccacaattgaaactgtccaaaaatgtcttggtataaagcggaagcattaagagttcctttcactggaactaaggggccgagaccaaccaaattcaatgatttgaaggggtgtcccaaaacttttggcaatatagtctatatatatcTCTGTTTCAtgtctgttttcatttttttccctctaaacCTGATGTGATATTTATTAACTTCCTATAAAAAAAGTGCTCTGTTATCCCGTTGCGAAGTGTCTCAGTAAATAAGACGTAATTTAACCTTAACGATGTTCGACTTGTTCTGAATTCTTTTGAAACTAGCCTCATTTCAGCCGTCTGCAGCCTCCCACCGCCTCCCTGGCATGTTTTCTCGGCTTTAATTTGCGTGTCTAGTACTAAACGGGAGGGAACGAAAGTCTTGATTAGTAGATGGGGAGGGTTGTTATGGGGAACACTTGGCAACCGAATGAGAGGAGGACCTATGATTTGATGTGCTCTTAATCAAGTTCCCTGCAGCAGGATCTCGCATTAACTCCGATACGACTCACTTTGCAAATCCCAACTAATAATTCACAAATCGCTGGAGGTTTTATCATCtagatacaaaataaaaatgtttttacagtGGATCCTGTGCAAATTCCTGGTTTTACAGGTCATACCAAAACGAACAGATCACCAAAATACATCCATGTTTGTGTGAATCAGTCAGTATCTTGTGATATTCCCATCCGAATAATCAGGTCTTTCTTACACAACATGGGCATGGCTCCATCAGAAATGGTACAGCGGTCAAGGCTAGCtctataaatctgctgaagtGAAAGATAAAAGCCTTCACTCTCATGTTTAGAGCAGGAATTGTTTCACTAAGGCAGAGGTTACGGACCAAGTTTGTGCTTCGCCGCTCTGGACATTCTTCCTCACCGTTCTCACCAATTAAGGTCAGAGTTAAAGTCATCGTCCGAGAACACCGTGCTTCCTCACGTAAATCAAACATATGCATGGAGATAAATTAAAAGCCGGACTGAACGTCCTTCCAGACAACCTACCCGATGTCCATAAAGCCAGAGTTGTGTGTTTAGTACAGACACCAAAACCGTTTTAATCTCTTATTTCTTAAGTCAAAAGGAACCCTGGTTTTTCACTCCTTTTGGTAGTCAGCTAATGATTAAAATAGCTCCTCTATCATTAGGACCTAGGACAAACTAATAGCTTGCTGAATTTATGCAGTGTTTTGGCTACACTCCCTGGACCGGAGCAGTCTGTGAAGAACAAAAGTCGGAGGAGGAAACGTGAGGGAAAATGTATCACACGTTCCCAAAACCCACAGAAAGTAGACCTACATCAAAGACCATGGTTTTTTATCAAATGCGATCCATTAAAAGCTTTGTCCAGAACCATGAATGGAGAGTTTCAGAAAAGCAGCGggatatttttatccatttgtacATTAGGaacatttaaacaataaatcactacggttgaatttttttttactgaaaattgTACTCATTTTCATACATCTAATTCTAATCTGctttaatcattaaattcaAAAGATCGTTTTTAATTCTTAAATTTACTCAGTTACGCTAAATCAAGTCTCATCAGGCAttagtggctcagtggtaggtttctcgcctaccatgcgaAAGGCCCAAGTTTGATTTCTAGCAAGTGGCCAAACCCCaaccactggatgcagtgctgggcccaagcccggataaaatgagAGGGTCgagtcaggaagggcatctggcataaaaccagTGCCAAGTTGTTGCGcagaccagttggtccactgtggtgacatgtagggagcagccgaaagatcaaatCTAATCCAGAgttatttttttacttattttgatTTACATATATTAAATCTCAGCTTAAGCAATATAATTTTGTTATGGCAAAAGTTAACCATATAATGAGAAGTAGCTTAaaatagtatattatatatacacataataaTGACCACATTGAATGTCCACGTTTCTAGCAAATTCAAGAAAGGTAGAAAGATTTAATAAAGTTTTAAGTATTTAGCAGTAATCGGTCATTGGAGAAGACTTCAGAAACCAGTGTCCATTCAGAGGAGGGACTCGAGAGTTCCGACACTACGCGTTGTTAATCATTGTCCCCTCTGACACTTTCCGGTCAGCCTTCGGTGGATTTTAGGAGCAAGTCATTGAGAGAGGCATAAGCATGAGATaacaaaatacatatttaatgaGTGAGGTGAAAACGTGTCAACGTCAAACCTCACAGTGGACATGTTTCACTCAACCGCCCAGTTTTATGACATAATACATGTTTAAGCAAGATTTCATAATATTTCAAACTAAAATTcacaattttttaataaaaaaaaaaaatcacaccacCCCCATCCCCTACGACATCATGGATGAGggtacttttttctttttttaaattgagcTACAAACAGAAGTGATTTCTGaaagttaaagaaataaaatgataattttgttaaaaaaacaaacaaacaaaaaaaaaacaacaaaaacaacagaaaacaaaaaacacagtccTTTAAGATACCAGCGCACAACTGGTCAGATAGGTCGGGTGACTGACATGACAGACCTGCAAGTCCAAAGATGCTTAAAATTCAATTTACAATCAAGTTAAAGAGGGGAAACTTATTGTTCTTCCGATTCTttaacttttttcttctttttcttcttcatctctgTAGTCTGgtagaaataaatacacaaaaatcaTGATTACAAATAAgctaacaacaaaaacaatcacGTATTGTTtttctcactcatacacacaaaagaCGCAAACATATCTGGTACCTCTTCTGTGGGAGTGATTACTGCCTCCTCTacaactttcttttctttctttttcttctttttttctgtagtcTGTGAATATATAGGGGGGAAAAGaggaagaatttttttttttaataaacttgaTTTCCTGTTGACAGGGATACTTATCCAAGTGCCATAAATAAGACAGGAAATACAGAGGTGATCAAACAATCCCCACCTCTTCTGCCGGACCGGCCacagcctcctcctcctccatcccGACTTCTTCCTCCTGctgcttcttctccttctttttctttttcttcttgggCGTCTCCGTTTCTTCGGCTTCTGCAAATCAACCAGTTTCTCATTTTAACTTGTACCATTTCAGACCTGGTTTAGGTCTGATTATTTTGAACACACTTGAGATCAGAGACAtggttgtgtttgtttgaggtCATCTCCACTAGAAACTCAAGGTTTTATTAAACATGGTGTGCAGTTCTGTTTTTAATCCCACCTTCTGTTGGCATTTCCTTCTTCGTTTTCTTGGCTTTCACCTCCACGGGTTTGTCTTCTTCCTCtgcctcctccacctcctctatCTTTCTCTTCCTGGAGGCGGTTGGAAGCGTCGAGTCGCCAGATGGGTCGTACACTTTAACGTCGCTGTTAAAGGAAACGCGTAGAAATAAATGTGACGTTACAAATCATCATACAAATTTTCGGTTTAAAAGGAATAAGGTCACTTCTGGGGATAAAGTTTTACCCATGCCACTTCACTAAGAAAACTAAAATATCTATATCCTGTCTGTGCTGCGATCAGTGAAGGTTCattcacaccttctgaccaatcagaatcgagaataaGCTCATATAGCACATTCCCTTACGTCCTCATTAAGTAATTAGCTGAACTCACCTCTTATGCTGATATTTGTCTGCTCTGGCCAGCGCTTTTCCTGATCCACTGATGCGTCTAatctggaaaagaaaagaaaagccaaGAGCTTTAAAACAGCTAGACAGATGCACTACAGATCTCTGAAGGCTGATCTAATATTAAGCTCAGATGAGGTAGTGACAAAAAAGCCACATGGAGATTTCAGGAATGTGACATGACGTCGTTATCATCACCGCTTATACATCGCACTGCGGATACTAAAAGATTTCACACACCCCTTTCTCCTCAAGTTGGCGTAGTCGAGCCTCCAGCTTGGCTCGGTTCTCCACGCCCATCTCTGCGTTAGTGTCTTCGCCCAGCGCGTCGTAGCGGATGGCCAGGGCTGTCTTAGCCGCCAGCATTCTGGAGATCTTGCCCTTGTTTTTGGCCGTGGTCTGGCCCACCAGGGAAGCGTGGTAGATAAGACCGTATTTGGGTGTGTCCCTTCTTGTCTTTAGTGCTCTGAATAGAGCTTTCTCTGCCCCCAGGATCTGGACCGTAGACGCAGGGTGCTTTGCCAAGTTCAGCAAGGAGCCTGGTGAGAGGAGCAAGAGGAAATAAGATGCTGAATTCAAGATCAAATTTTCTTCAAAATAGCCAAAAAACATGACTGTTGAAAAGCTGCAAAAGGATTCCAATACCTCAACGTGTTAAGATTACAGATTTTCCTTACATACGTCCTTTTTAATGTGGAAGAGCTCTGAATTGTGCAGTTGGGTTTAAGTAAGGACCAATGCTGAACTCAAATGCCAGATTAGGATGTGAATAAAGCTTGACAAAATGCTGAAAATACACGGATTTTTCAAACAAAAAACCAAACACACGACTCACCGGCGTGAGAGATGAGCCGAGCACCCACCAGTTCTCCCACCATGACTGTCAGATTGGGCGCGATGGCCATCATGCGGTTTTTCAGGTAGTCATACAGCTGAGTGCGATACTCAGAGATTTCAATAACCTATttataaacaaaagaaaaaagaaagaaaataatatatattctCTTACATACGCATATCCATTAATGCAAAAGGAACCACGACAAATCAGAGACATGAACATGACACACACCTGGTCACACAGATGCATGATATTACAGATGTCCTCCTCAGACACTTCTGTTCCCATGGAGATCTCTGCAGCCAGTTTGACCTCGCCCTCCACCTCCTCTGGCAACATGTCGGAAAGATCAGTGGTTGCTACGTTCGTGCggtcacctacacacacagaaatacggGTCAAGACAAAAAGTTGTGTACTTTCTTttttgggggtggggtgggggtttgTTTGTGATAGAACTGGCAACATTATGTACACCTAACTGTGTGGCAGGGCATGCTGAcaagggaaaataatcaactatgGTGCAGTGTGATGAAGTGTACTTATTGTTACAACCCTGACATTGATTACTTTACCACAAGTGCACAAAAACAGCTTAAATCATGCAACAAATCCCAAATTCCAGGTGGTGCACTAGATCCAGCTCATTAATAAAACCCTGAAATACCTTCGGCTGAAAATTCAGCTCTATGATAAGGGATTTCATATCTGTCTAACGTGTATTGGTAGCATGCTCACGCACCGATCTTGCGGACGGTCTTGCAGTACGCCAGGTTGTCCGTGACGATCTTGCCGAGCTCAGGGAAGTGCCAGCCGTACCACTCACGACAGCGCATGATGTAGTTGTTCAACTCCTTATCCAGGTCATCCAGGAGGGCTGCGAAACACAAAGGGCAGACGTTCCAATGAGGAAAACTGACCGGAACATCACCATGGCTTCAACTCATCATGTTACACTGCACTCAAGCTCAGATGAGGTAGTGACTTAGACACCTTCATCGATCTCAGGGTCTTGACACAAGGTCAGAATCATCA
This genomic window contains:
- the tcf23 gene encoding transcription factor 23 isoform X1 — its product is MADTTLEEAMDGQQGETGGRHQTLRWTQPCMRQAVRREPKKWPKSGPGVQVRASKTQNSPENAARERSRVRNIRQAFQSLQAALPSVPPDTKLSKLDVLVLATNYIAHLTETLDQGAAGSDHTALQRAEGYLHPVKKWPMRSLLYCGNIGERLTGANPSQEECQTPSSTAEVQAE
- the tcf23 gene encoding transcription factor 23 isoform X2, encoding MDTAMHETGRAPRAKEPKSGPGVQVRASKTQNSPENAARERSRVRNIRQAFQSLQAALPSVPPDTKLSKLDVLVLATNYIAHLTETLDQGAAGSDHTALQRAEGYLHPVKKWPMRSLLYCGNIGERLTGANPSQEECQTPSSTAEVQAE
- the nop58 gene encoding nucleolar protein 58, whose protein sequence is MLVLFETAAGYAIFKVLDEQKLQQVDSLWKEFETPEKANKIVKLKHFEKFQDTTEALAAATALVEGKLGKALKKVLKKVVAKEAHEQLAITDAKLGGVIKDKLNLSCVHSPAVAELMRGIRAQMEGLITGLPPREISAMSLGLAHSLSRYKLKFSPDKVDTMIVQAISLLDDLDKELNNYIMRCREWYGWHFPELGKIVTDNLAYCKTVRKIGDRTNVATTDLSDMLPEEVEGEVKLAAEISMGTEVSEEDICNIMHLCDQVIEISEYRTQLYDYLKNRMMAIAPNLTVMVGELVGARLISHAGSLLNLAKHPASTVQILGAEKALFRALKTRRDTPKYGLIYHASLVGQTTAKNKGKISRMLAAKTALAIRYDALGEDTNAEMGVENRAKLEARLRQLEEKGIRRISGSGKALARADKYQHKSDVKVYDPSGDSTLPTASRKRKIEEVEEAEEEDKPVEVKAKKTKKEMPTEEAEETETPKKKKKKKEKKQQEEEVGMEEEEAVAGPAEETTEKKKKKKEKKVVEEAVITPTEETTEMKKKKKKKVKESEEQ